In Diorhabda carinulata isolate Delta chromosome 6, icDioCari1.1, whole genome shotgun sequence, a single genomic region encodes these proteins:
- the LOC130895686 gene encoding uncharacterized protein LOC130895686, with amino-acid sequence MVSKKFLTIFVFLNVVLYSTAELTPSDVTVLKSAWEKASKKPVDYAKNLVVKLVDEVAVPIVSDMLPLVNFIIPKESTDKVMKLITDVKGLSALPEFQKYVNAFADIISTDILPKVDLLVDIVNNREEYAKKYLKMVVDIALACFHSILEKTRVVVDDFMTNDWTAEERKAVNKIIDELDTIDKALIQRMLSYI; translated from the exons ATGGTATCCAAAAAGTTCCtcacaatttttgtatttctaaacGTTGTTTTGTATTCAACAGCAGAATTGACACC GTCAGATGTAACAGTACTAAAATCGGCATGGGAAAAAGCATCGAAAAAACCTGTGGATTATGCTAAAAATTTGGTAGTAAA aCTAGTGGACGAAGTGGCAGTTCCCATTGTATCAGACATGCTTCCATTAGTGAATTTCATTATACCTAAAGAGTCGACTGATAAAGTTATGAAATTGATAACTGATGTAAAAGGTCTTTCCGCTTTACCTGAATTCCAAAAGTACGTCAACGCCTTCGCCGATATCATTTCGACGGATATTCTACCTAAAGTTGATTTATTAGTCGACATTGTTAATAATCGCGAAGAATATGCAAAGAAGTATCTCAAAATGGTGGTGGACATCGCATTAGCTTGCTTCCATTCAATCTTAGAG aaaactaGAGTTGTGGTGGACGATTTCATGACTAATGATTGGACTGCAGAAGAAAGGAAAgctgttaataaaattatcgatGAATTGGATACAATCGATAAGGCCCTAATCCAGAGAATGTTATCTTATATTtaa